In Bogoriella caseilytica, the genomic window GCACAACCGGAACAAGCGGCAGCGAGCCGGCGAGTTCGTGGTCCAGGGGGTGCGCCCGATCAACCTCGCCCTCGAGTACGGCTGGCAGGTGCGCGCCGTGGTCTACGACGCGGAGCGGACGCTCTCGCGGTGGGCGCTCGGCGTCCTCGAACGCGTGCCCACCGGTCACGTCGCCATGGCTCCTGAACTCCTGGCGCAGCTCAGCGGCAAGGATGAGGAGGTACCCGAACTGGTGATCGTGGTCGGGCTCCCCGAGGACGACTTCGCCCGCATCACCGTCACCGAGGAGCGGCCCTTCCTGGGCGTGGTCTTCGATCGCCCCACGACGCCGGGCAACGTCGGCACCATCGCCCGCTCGGTGGACGCCTTCGGTGGCGGGGCCCTGATCATCACCGGCCACAGCGCCGACCCCTATGACCCGCGCTCAGTGCGAGCATCCACCGGTTCACTCTTCGCCGTGCCGGTGGTGCGGGCAGCCTCGCACCAGGTGGTCATCGAGTGGGTGGACGGCCTGCGCGCCGCCGGCTCGCCCCTGCGTGTGGTCGGTACCGATGAGCAAGGTAGCGCAGTCATCGCCGAGGCCGACCTGACGGGGCCGACCCTGCTGGTGATCGGCAACGAGACCCATGGTGTGAGTTCCGGCTGGCGTGAGGCCTGCGACGTGATGGTGCGTATCCCCATCGGCGGCGCCGCCAGCTCGCTGAATGCCGCCAGCGCTGCCACAGTGGCCCTGTACGAAGCCGCACGACAGCGAGGTTGAGATGGACGAACAGACACACGAGCGGGTCCGCGAACTGATCGCGGCCATCCCCGAGGGCCGCGTGGCCACCTACGGCGATATCGCCAATGCCGCGGGCCTTTCCACGCCGCGGATCGTCGGCCGGATCCTACGTGAGGACGGCTCAGACCTGCCCTGGCACCGGGTGCTGGGGGCGCAGGGGAAGCCGTCGCCCGAGTTGTCCAGCACGCAGCTCGCGCTGCTTCGCGCCGAAGGGGTCGAGACCGGCGAAGGTTGGGTCGACATCGAGCGCTACCGCTGGCAACCGTAGGTCACTGCCGCGAGTGCGGCACCGAGGCCCGCTTCGGTCGAGGTCACAGGGTGGTGCGCGAGGCGGGACTTGAACCCGCACGTCCGAGGACACCAGGACCTAAACCTGGCGCGTCTGCCAATTCCGCCACTCGCGCTCGGCGCACAGCTTAGCCGCCGTGCCCCGTCCTGCCGGTCAGTCGAGCCCGAGCGCCTTGCGCAACCGGGCCACGTGGCCGGTTGCCTTGACGTTGTACTGGGCGAGCGTGACCGTGCCGTCCACCCCGACCACCACGGTGGAACGGATGACGCCCACGTAGGTCTTGCCGTAATTCACCTTCTCACCCCAGGCTCCATATGCCTCCAGCACCTCGTGCTCGGGGTCCGAGGCAAGGGGGAAGGGGAGTGACTCGGCATCGGCGAAGGTCTCGAGCTTGTCCACCTCGTCGGGCGAGATCCCCACGACGGCGTACCCGGCTGCGGTCAGCGAGGCGAGCGAATCACGGAAGTCACAGGCCTGAGTGGTGCAACCGGGCGTGGAGGCGGCGGGGTAGAAGTACACGATCACGCCCTGCTCCGCCTCAGCGCGCAGGGCATCTAGCGAGATCTGCTGGCCGCCGGCGCCACTGAGCGAGAAGTCGGGAGCGGCGTCACCGGGATTCAGTCGAGTCATGCCCTGATTCTTCCAGAAGGAAATCCTCCGAGGTGTCCGCACGCAAGGATCGCGATCCGCGCGGGAGCGCCGTCTCGCGCCACGCGGAGTAGGTGGCCTGTGCTTCGACGAAGACGTCCGCATCGAGGAAGGCCACCGTGCGGTGCCCGCCAATCAGCGGCTGCCCGTCGATACCCCAGCTCACGATCTCTCCGGAGAGCAGGGTGGGCGCGGGCGCGGTCGCAGCATGGGTAGCGTGCCGGGCTAGCCGCCGGGCCACCCAGGTGGCCGTGGAATCGAGCCACCAGGATTCGGGCTGCAGGCTCCAGGCCGGGGCTCCGGGTAAGCGGAAGGTGGACTCGGGGTCCCGGAACTCACCGTCGCGGCTTCCGATGCTGTGAGGATCCGGGACGTGCAGATACAGCGGTCCGACGGTCTGCATCAGCAGCACGATCTGACCGATCGAGCGCAATGGCGGGGACGACGCAGGCGTGGCAGCCGAATTCATGGACACTCCAGAACATCTGGCACCGGTGAGTGCCGCAGAAGGGTTTCGCCGAGAGGCGAAATCTGGGTGCCGCCGAGGGCTGGAGCGACTGGATGGCGCATCGGGTCCGGGATGGCCAAAGAGCAACTTAACCGCCAGAGCGAGCGTGGCGCAAATAGTGCCCAGGCGATCCCGCCGCCCACCAGGGGAGGGAGGGACTAGAGCCGCAGTCCCATCGAGACGATGGCGTCTGCGAGGTCGCGGACCTTGAGGTTGTGCCGCCGGGCGTGGTTGCGGATCATCTCGAAGGCCTGCGCCACCGCTACACCGCAGTGCTCGGCGATGATCCCCTTGGCCTGTTCGATCACCACCCGCGAGTCCAGTGCGAGCGACAGCTGCTTGTTGAGTTCGGTGTGCTGGCGGTTGGTGGAAGCATTGATGAGGTAAGCGGTCGCCATGTCCGCCAGCACCGAGGCAGCCGCGATGTCGCTCTCGGGCCATCCGCGCCGCTCGGCATACAGGGTCAGCGTGCCGAAGGCCTCGTCTTCGAGCGCCAGGGGAAGGACCGCGATCGACGTCGTCCCGGTGCCCAAGGCTGCGGCAACGTACTCGGGCCAGCGCTCGCGCTCTGCCGCCAGGTCACTGATCTCGCGTGTCGTCCCGGTGTGGAAGGCCTCCACCGCCGGCCCCACCTGATGCTCTTCCTGGAACAGTTCGAGCGGCTTGAGGTGGGGCGGGATCGCCGTGACCATCTGGAGCTTGTTGTTCTCGTACAGGGAGACACCGGCTCCACGGATCTGCAGCACCTCGGCCACACGGAGCGCGAGATCATTGAGCGCAGCGTCAGGATCGTACGGCTGGACGAGCGTGCGCACGAAGTCTGAGAGCGTCTGGACGAAGAGCCGGTCGTCGTACACGAAACACCTTGTCTACCGCGGTCAACTCCCGCGACCACCAGCTAGCGCGCGCGAGAGACCCCCCGAGGGAGGAGGTGCCACGAGCGTAGTCGTGCTCCCGCGCGCCTGGGTGCAGTATTGCGTCACATCTCAGCCGCGGTCCGCGTCGCGCTGGGCTGCTGCGCTGGTCAACGCAGATCGACGCTCAGGGAATCGTCGCCGACCTCCGTGCACGTGACGGAGATCCCGCCGACCTCCAGCGTCTCGCCCTCCGTGCACTCCCCGGCCGCGCCGTCGATCGTGAAACTCGCGGTGGTCCCGTCCGCCCGCACGAGGGTCACCTCGGTCTCGTTCGTGCCCACCTCGGTGCTTGCGCCAGAACCGCTGAGATTGACGGTGCACTCGTTGTTATTGCAGGTGTACGTCGTGGTCTGGCAGGCGGCCAGGCCGAGGCTGGCCAGCGCAAGGCCGGCAGCGAGGGCGGACAGACGCTTGATGGTGTTCTTCCCCTGGGTCATGGCCACGATGGTGCCACAAGCCTCAGTGATGACCGGCAACGATCTCCACGAACATCCGGTGCAGCCGGTAGTCACCGGTGATCTCCGGGTGGAAGGAAGTCGCGAGCACCTCGCCCTGGCGCACGGCTACGATCCTCCCGGCGGCTTCCCCGCTCGGCACGCGGGCGAGGACCTGCACCCCGTCACCGGTCTCCTCCACCCACGGAGCCCGGATGAAGACGGCGTGCACGGGGCGCTGCGGGGCGTCGGGAGTCCCGTCGACCACCAGATCGGTCTCGAAGGAGTTCACCTGGCGCCCGAAGGCGTTGCGGCGAACGGTGACGTCGAGCCCGCCGAGGGTGCGTTGCCCCTCGATTCCGTCGATGAGCCGATCCGCGAGCAGGATCATTCCCGCGCAGGATCCGTAGGTGGGCAGACCGCCGGCGATCGCGGCCCTCAGCGGTTCGAACAGCTCGAAGGCGCGGAGCAGCTTGTCGATGGTGGTGGACTCACCGCCCGGCAGGACGATCCCGTCGAGGCCGGCGAGTTCGCGTTCCCGGCGCACTGCGACAGCGTGAGCCCCCGAGGCCTCAAGTGCATGGATGTGCTCGCGGACGTCACCCTGCAGGGCCATGACGCCGATGACGGGCAGACGGCCGGTCATGATTGACAGCGGCGCACGCGGCTCAGCGGGGTCGTCACCAGCCGCGCTCAGCCAGGCGGTGCGGCTCGGCGACGTCTTCGACGTTGATCCCCACCATGGCCTCGCCCAACCCACGAGAGACCGTGGCGAGCACGTCGGGGTCGTCGTAGAAGGTGGTGGCCTTGACGATGGCCTCCGCCCGCTGGGCCGGGTTGCCGGACTTGAAGATGCCCGAGCCGACGAAGACGCCCTCGGCGCCCAGCTGCATCATCATGGCGGCATCGGCAGGCGTGGCGATCCCGCCGGCGGTGAAGAGCACCACGGGGAGCCTGCCGGTGCTGGCGACCTCCTTCACCAGCTCGTAGGGTGCCTGGAGTTCCTTGGCGGCCACGTAGAGCTCGTCCTCGGGAAGTGCGGTCAGGGCGCGGATCTGCTGGCGGATCGAGCGCATGTGGGTGGTGGCGTTGGAGACGTCGCCAGTACCCGCCTCGCCCTTGGAGCGGATCATGGCGGCGCCCTCGGTGATCCGGCGCAGGGCCTCGCCCAAGTTGGTGGCGCCGCACACGAAGGGCACGGTGAACTGCCACTTGTCGATGTGGTGGGTGTAGTCGGCCGGAGTGAGCACCTCGGACTCGTCGACGTAGTCCACGCCGAGGGACTGGAGCACCTGGGCCTCCACGAAGTGACCGATGCGCGCCTTCGCCATCACCGGGATGGAGACCTCAGCGATGATGCCCTCGATCAGATCGGGGTCGCTCATCCGGGCCACGCCGCCCTGGGCGCGGATGTCGGCGGGCACGCGTTCCAAGGCCATCACGGCGACGGCGCCGGCGTCCTCAGCGATCCGGGCCTGCTCGGCGGTCACGACGTCCATGATCACGCCGCCCTTGAGCATCTCCGCCATGCCCCGCTTGACCTTCGCGGTGCCGATCACGTTCTCGGGGCTCGCGCTGCTGTCGCTGCTCACGTGTGTCCTTCGCGTTGCGGTGGCCGCCCACTGGGGCGGTGTGGCCTTGGGGTGGAGTCTCTCGGATGCTCAGGTGGCCGCCGAGGCGCCTTCCCAATTCTAGACCGCGAGCAGTTCGGCCCGGCCCCCGATGTCGCTGACGGCCATGGTCACGTAGTGTCCGCCGGGCCAGACCACCCAACGTCAGGAGTAGGAGCATGGATCAGCCGGCCGTCAGCCGCTTGAACGGGCGGGTCATCGGGATCTGCCTCGCGGCAGCCATGGGTGGATTCCTCTTCGGTTTCGACACCTCCGTGATCAACGGGGCCGTGGACGCCCTCTCGGAGGACTTCAACCTCGGCGCGGGCCTGCAGGGCTTCGCAGTGTCCTCGGCATTGCTGGGGTGCGCGGCCGGTGCCTGGTTCGCGGGCATGGTGGCCAACAAGCTCGGCCGGGTGCCCACCATGCTCATCGCGGCGGCGCTCTTTTTCGCCTCGGCGCTCGGATCGGGTCTGGCCTTCGGCGTCACCGACCTGATCTTTTGGCGCGTGCTCGGCGGCCTCGGTGTCGGGGCCGCCTCGGTGATCGCGCCGGCTTACATCGCCGAGGTCTCACCGGCGCGCGTTCGTGGGCGGCTCGGCTCCCTGCAGCAACTGGCCATCGTCACTGGCATCTTCACCGCCCTGCTGTCCGACGCCGTCCTGGCCGACGTTGCCGGGGGAGCGGGAGAGCAGTTGTGGTTCGGGCGCGAGGCCTGGCGATGGATGTTCATGGCCGAGGCGATTCCTGCGGCGGTCTACGGACTCTTCGCCCTCCGGCTTCCGGAGTCGCCGCGCTTCCTCGTGGCCCGGGGCAAGCTCGATCAGGCCTCCCAGGTGCTCTACGACTTCACGGGCGTGGCGAACGTGAACCTCAAGATCGAGGAGATCCGCGCCACGCTGGACCACGAGCGCGAGCAGTCCCTCGGCGATCTGCGCGGGGACAAGTTCGGCCTCAAGCCGGTGGTGTGGATCGGCATCCTGCTGTCGGTCTTTCAGCAGTTCGTGGGCATCAACGTCATCTTCTACTACTCCACCACGCTGTGGCGTTCGGTCGGCTTCGAGGAGGGTGATGCCCTGACCGTCTCGGTGATCACCTCGGTCACGAACATCGTGGTGACCGTCGTGGCGATCATCCTGGTCGACAAGATCGGCCGGCGCATCATGCTGCTGTGCGGATCGATCGGCATGGCGCTCTCGCTGGGAATGATGGCTGTCGCCTTCTCCTTCGCCACCTTGGAGACTCTGGCGGACGGCACGCAGGAAGCGCAGCTCGGCGAGCCGTGGGCCATGGTGGCCCTGGTGAGTGCGAACGTCTTCGTCGTGGCCTTCGGCGCCACCTGGGGCCCCCTGGTGTGGGTGCTGCTCGGTGAGCTCTTCCCCAACCGCATCCGGGCGGCCGCCCTCGGCGTCGCGGCGGCCGCGCAGTGGCTGTCGAACTTCGCGATCTCCACCTCCTTCCCCACCATGGCCGAGATCGGGCTGCCCTTCGCCTACGGTTTCTACGCCACCTTCGCGCTGATCTCCTTCTTCTTCGTGTACTTCGCCGTACCGGAGACCAAGGGCATGGAGCTCGAGGACATGTCGGACAGCCCGCAGGCGCGACCAGAGTCCGCGGGGGCGGCGCGGCGCACCGCATAGCGCCACGCAATGTCGCGCCGCACGACGTAGCGCCGCACCCGCGCGGGCGTGGCCCGCAGGTCAGGCCTGGGAGCCGAGCGCGGCGATGTTCTCCGGCAGGCGGTCATGCGTGCCGTACATGAAGTGGTTCTCCATGCGTTCGGAGTACCGGCTGGCCTCAGTGGTCAGGCCCACGGCCTCGGCCACCTGGCGGATGTGCACCGGCCCGGCTCCGCAGCACACGCCCAGATAGTTCACCCCGAGTGCGTAGGCCTCGGAGGCGAAGGCCTCGATCTCGTAGCGGTTGGTGTAGAGCGGGTCGAGCGCGGTGGGGAAGGTCCGGCCGTGCGGTGAGGGGACTGCGGCGCGCACGTCGGAAAGGTTGAAGAAGGTGGGTTCTTCGGCGGTGGTGCGGTAGGGCACGGGGAGCGCACCCACGTGACAGGAGACCGCCTCTCGGATCTGCTTGAGCCAGGGCATCATCGTCTCGGGTCCGCGGAAGCAGTTCAGCCCCACCACATCGGCGCCGGCCTGCTCCAGTTCCTGGCAGGTCTCCACGATCCCTGGGCCGTCGGCCATGGCGTCCATGGCCATCGGGGCCAGCGTCAACACCACGGGCAAACCCGAGGCCTTGGCCACCTCCAGAGCGGTGAGCGCCTCACCGGCGAAGTAGAACGTCTCGCCCACGATGAGGTCGGCGCCTTCTTCGAGCGCCCAGCCAACCATCTCCTCGAACATGCCGCGGATCTCGCGCTGCTTGGCCGGGTCGGCGGGATCCCAGATGTTGGTGTTGGAGATGTTCCCGGCCATGAGATCGCCAGGCCGGGTATCGGCCACCTCACGGGCGATGCGCAGGGCGGCGCGGTTGAGCGGCTCGAGGAGATCTTCCTTGCCGATCACCCGCATCTTCTCGCGGTGACCGTTGTAGGTGAAGGCCTCCACGATGTCCGAGCCGGCTCGCTGGAAGTCCACGTGGAGCGCGCGCAACGCTTCGGGGTGTTCCAGGGCTACTTCCGGCACGAACTCGCCGGCGGTGAGGTAGCCGCGCCGTTCCAGTTCGAAGAGGAAGCCCTCGGCGCAGATCATTGGGCCGGCATCAAGCCGTTCCAGGAAGGTGGGGTGGGCGGCCATGTGCCGCTCCTTTCGGTGAGTGGACATCGTGGCGAGCGCAGGGCGGTGGGCCAGAGCCCGATGCCGGCCAGACGGGTCGGGCCTGCGCTCGCGGTGCCCAGACAGTAGCGAGGTGCGGCCGCCCGTTTCCGTCGCTCCCCGGGGATGTCCACCTGGTGGTCGCCTACCCGGCCAGTTCCTCGTCGATCTGCGAGTGGGAGGGGCGGCGCCGGTCGGTGGCTCCGGGCGCACCGAAGACCTGCACGGTGCCGATCGCAGACCAGCCGAGGTACTCGTAGAGTTGCTGACCGTCACCGGTGGCCACCAGCAGCCCTTCGGAGACGTTGTGCTCGTGCGCGATGGCCAGCAGCGCCCGGGTGACGAAGGTGCCCAGGCCCTGGCGTCGATAATCCGGCGCGGTGTAGATGCGGTCGAGGATGCAGTAGTCATCGGCTACGGCCATGCGCCCTCGCGCGGCTACGTCCTCGCCGTGCGTGACCGTGAAGAGCGTCCAGCCCTCGTGATCCTCGCGGCGGACGCGGTAGCCGTGGGGAGTGATCGGGTCCTCCACGTCCTGGATCGCCATGTCGGCGATCATCAGCTTCTCCTCGTCGCTGAGCAACGCCAGGCCGCCCAAGTCCTCACCGATCGGGCTCGCGTCGGGCTCGTCGATCACGGTGAGCAGCCGGTCCTGATTCTCCAGCGTTGCTGCCACGAGCGCGTCGAGCTGTGCTGCGCCCGGGGAGAAGACGACGTACTCCCAGTCGTGCTCCGCAGCTTTCGGGCCTGCGGCATGGACGCTGCCCTCGTGGCGTACCTCGTAGCCGTGGGTGCGGGCCCAGCCCGTCACCCAGGTGTGGACGAGTGAGTCGTCCAGTTCGGAGGTCATGATCGTCTCCCCGCTCTCTCGGGTGGTGCGGAACGTGATCGCTCTCCTGCCACGATAGAGGCTGCGGGGCCGTCGTACCCTGATCGTTGTGTCCCAGTCCCGCATCGTTCTCTACTACAAGTTCGTTCCGCTGCCAGACCCCGAAGCGGTCATGCTGTGGCAGCGGACTCTGTGCCGCGAACTCGGGCTCAAGGGACGCATCATCGTTTCCGAGCACGGCATCAATGGCACCGTGGGCGGCGAGATCGGTGCCGTCAAGCAGTACGTGAAACAGACGCGGGCCTACCGGCCCTTTCACGGGCTCGAGGTCAAGTGGTCCGAGGGGGAGGCTGATCAGTTCCCCCGGTTGAGCGTGAAGGTGCGCCCGGAGCTGGTGTCCTTCGGGGTGCCGGATCAGATCCAAGTCGATGAGAACGGCGTGGTCGGCGGCGGCGAGCACCTCACACCCGAGGAGGTGCACGAGCTGATCGACGCCAAGAAGCGCCGGGGGGCTCCGGTGACCTTCTTCGACGGCCGGAACGCCATGGAGGCGCAGATCGGGCGCTTCGCCGGTGCCGTGGTGCCGCAGGTGGACTCCACCCGGGAGTTCGTCACCGAATTGGACTCGGGCAAGTACGACCACCTCAAGGATCAGGCGGTCATCACCTACTGCACCGGTGGCATCCGGTGCGAAGTCCTCACGGCGCTCATGAAGGACCGTGGTTTCGCAGAGGTCTATCAGATCGATGGCGGCATCGTCCGCTACGGCGAGACCTACCAGGACGCCGGGTACTGGGAGGGCGAGCTCTACGTCTTCGACGGCCGGATGAACACCCGCTTCAGCGACCAGGCGAAGACCCTGGGCGAGTGCGTGCACTGTGGTGGCCCCACCTCCCAGTTCTTCAACTGCGCGGATCCGGGATGCACCACACTCCAGCTCTTCTGCGCGAACTGCGAGCACATCCCGGAGAGCACCCGGTGCGCGGTATGCGCGGCCGCGGCGAGCCGGGCGCTGGAGCAGGGTTCGGCGTGAGCGTCGAGTTGCGGCCGACCTTCCACTCTGAGACCCGCTGCAGGCCACGCTCAACTTCCTGAGGTGTGCTCGCGCAGCTCCTCGGGGCTCCAGCGCTCGACTTCCCGGCCCTCCTCGTCGCGGAAATCCGCGAAAGCCTCGGTGGGGTCGACGAAGATGACCCGGTGCCCCTGGTCGATCAGCGTGGTGGCCAGGGATGAGGCGGTCTCGTGGGCGACCTGGAGCACCTCGTCGATGCGGGTCATGTCGAAGACGACCAGGGGGTCTTGCGGCGGATTTGTGGTGATCTCGTGCACCAATGTCTCGATGCTGCTCAGGCTCAGATCACCCTGCAGCGCGTAGATGGTCGCGGCCTCGTCGTCCACCTGGGCGGTGTGCACTTCACGCAGCGACGACCGTGCCGGGCGGCCGGCCGTCATGAGGTGCAGGCCGAGGTTCTCGGAGAGCAGGCGCATCATCTCCGAGCCGCGCTCGCTGTTGCCGTGGTGGTCCAGGCGCGGTGAGAAGACGGCGACGCCGATCTGTCCGGGCAGCACCCCGATGATGCCGCCGGCCACCCCACTCTTGGCGGGAATGCCGACGGAGGTCATCCAGTCACCGGCAGCGTCGTACATGCCGCAGGAGGCCATGACGCTCAGGACCTGCTTGGTGGTGGCCCGGCTGAAGATCCGGTTCCCGGTGTTGGGCTGCACCCCACCATTGGCGAGCGTCGCCGCCATCAGAGCCAGGTCGTCCACGGTCATCATGGCGGCGCATTGCCGCACGTAGCCGGCCACAGCGGCCGGCGGATTCAGGTGCAGCGCGCCCGCAGCGCTCAGCAGATAGGCCAGGCCGAGGTTGCGGTCCCCGGCTGCCATCTCCGAGGCCACCACCGATTCGTCGATCTCGACGTTGCGCTGCGTGAGCTGGGAGTACAGGTCCATCAGGCGATCGGAGGCCGGGGCGTGGTCGCTCTTGATGAGGCCGTGGGTGGCGATCGCTCCCGCGTTGATCATGGGGTTGCGCGGCTTGGCGGTGCGCTCGTCGAGGGAGAACTCGTTGAACGGGTCGCCGCTGGGTTCCACGCCCACGTGGTTGAGCACCTCGTCCAGGCCGTGGTCCTCGATCGCCATCGCGTAGGCGAAGGGCTTGGACATCGACTGGATGCTGAACTGGTGCTCGTGGTCGCCGCTCGAGTACACGGTCCCGGTCACCGTGCTGAGCGAGACCGCCACGAGATCAGGGTCCACCCGGGCCAGCTCCGGGATGTCGTCGGAGACCTTCCCGCTGGTGATGTCACTGGTGTCCCGGATGACGGCGTCCAGGTAATCGCGGATCGGTGAGCGCATTCGTCCACTATCCGTGACAAGGCGCGTCGGCGACACTGAGAAGCCGACACAAAAAAGCCCTGGTCCACGGAATCACTTCCGCAGACCAGGGCCTCGTTCTGTGCGCCACCGGGGACTCGAACCCCGAACCCGCTGATTAAGAGTCAGCTGCTCTGCCAGTTGAGCTAGTAGCGCCCGACCATCTTATGGGGCGGGCGGCCAGTCACCAACACGGCCGGTGGTGAGGTCAGGCACAGCTCCACGAGATCAGGGGCACCCGGTCGCGATAGGTTGGCACGGTGAGTAAGCGACCCCTCGTCCATCTGGCCACCTCAGCAGCACAACCCAACCTCGGGCCCGACGACGTCGGCCTGACCGATGCCCTGCGGGAGCGCGGGATGGAACCGCGCATCGTGCTCTGGGACGATCCCGATGTCGACTGGTCGCAGGGCATGACCGTGGTGCGATCGGTCGATGACTACGCGCAGCGCCGCGACGAGTTCCTCGCCTGGGCCGATACCGTGCCGCGCCTGGTCAATCACGCCGACGTGCTGCGCTGGGCTACGGACAAGCACTATCTCCTGGAGCTGGAGAAGCGCGGCATGCCGATCATCCCCACCGTCTGGCTCGAACCGGACGAGAACTACTCCAAGCGGCAGGTCCACACACGGTTCCCGGCCTCGGGAGACTTCGTGGTCAAGCCGGCGATCTCCTCCGGTGGTTCCGATTCCGGGCGGTACACCGCCGTCGATCCCGACTCGCGCCAGCAGGCGATCATGCACGCGATGGATCTGCTCGCCGAGGGCCGCTCGGTGATGGTGCAGCGCTACCTCGACTCGGTGGACCAACGCGGTGAGACAGCCGTGGTGTTCATGAACGGCCTGGTCTCGCACGCGGTGGAGAAGGAGGCCATGCTCACGGGCCCCTTCGATCCTTCCAATCCGCCCGAGGAGGTCGTCCGCGCCCGGGTGGCCACCTCGGAGGAATGGCAGATCGGCGAGGTGGCACGGCAAGCCATTCACTCGTACATCAAGGAGCGCCTCGGTCACGACGAACAGCTCACCTTCTGCCGGGTGGACATCGTCCAGGGCGACTACCCCGACGAGTACTACGTGCTGGAGATCGGTGTGGTCGACACCGCTCTCTACCTGGACGCCGTCCCGAGCGCGGTCGACAACTTCGCCGATGCCATCGCCGTCCGGGCCTTCTGGTGACCCGCACCCCATCCACCACTGAAGGAGAGCCATGAGCACGCCGAGCACTGCCGTCCTGCGGTTGGTGGCCGAGGAGGCCGCCCGCCGTGCCGGGAACTACGCCGCCGGTGCCTTCCGGTCCGCGATGACCGTCGATCTCAAGCGAGACCGGTACGACATCGTCACCGAGCACGACCGCAATGCCGAAGATCTGATCGTGCCGATGATTCTCGACCGGGTGCCCGACTCGGTCGTGGTGGGGG contains:
- a CDS encoding TrmH family RNA methyltransferase, which gives rise to MRRITRPNAQFQVWEALLHNRNKRQRAGEFVVQGVRPINLALEYGWQVRAVVYDAERTLSRWALGVLERVPTGHVAMAPELLAQLSGKDEEVPELVIVVGLPEDDFARITVTEERPFLGVVFDRPTTPGNVGTIARSVDAFGGGALIITGHSADPYDPRSVRASTGSLFAVPVVRAASHQVVIEWVDGLRAAGSPLRVVGTDEQGSAVIAEADLTGPTLLVIGNETHGVSSGWREACDVMVRIPIGGAASSLNAASAATVALYEAARQRG
- a CDS encoding MGMT family protein, yielding MDEQTHERVRELIAAIPEGRVATYGDIANAAGLSTPRIVGRILREDGSDLPWHRVLGAQGKPSPELSSTQLALLRAEGVETGEGWVDIERYRWQP
- the bcp gene encoding thioredoxin-dependent thiol peroxidase — its product is MTRLNPGDAAPDFSLSGAGGQQISLDALRAEAEQGVIVYFYPAASTPGCTTQACDFRDSLASLTAAGYAVVGISPDEVDKLETFADAESLPFPLASDPEHEVLEAYGAWGEKVNYGKTYVGVIRSTVVVGVDGTVTLAQYNVKATGHVARLRKALGLD
- a CDS encoding DUF6098 family protein; its protein translation is MNSAATPASSPPLRSIGQIVLLMQTVGPLYLHVPDPHSIGSRDGEFRDPESTFRLPGAPAWSLQPESWWLDSTATWVARRLARHATHAATAPAPTLLSGEIVSWGIDGQPLIGGHRTVAFLDADVFVEAQATYSAWRETALPRGSRSLRADTSEDFLLEESGHDSTESR
- a CDS encoding ANTAR domain-containing protein; translated protein: MYDDRLFVQTLSDFVRTLVQPYDPDAALNDLALRVAEVLQIRGAGVSLYENNKLQMVTAIPPHLKPLELFQEEHQVGPAVEAFHTGTTREISDLAAERERWPEYVAAALGTGTTSIAVLPLALEDEAFGTLTLYAERRGWPESDIAAASVLADMATAYLINASTNRQHTELNKQLSLALDSRVVIEQAKGIIAEHCGVAVAQAFEMIRNHARRHNLKVRDLADAIVSMGLRL
- the pdxT gene encoding pyridoxal 5'-phosphate synthase glutaminase subunit PdxT, encoding MTGRLPVIGVMALQGDVREHIHALEASGAHAVAVRRERELAGLDGIVLPGGESTTIDKLLRAFELFEPLRAAIAGGLPTYGSCAGMILLADRLIDGIEGQRTLGGLDVTVRRNAFGRQVNSFETDLVVDGTPDAPQRPVHAVFIRAPWVEETGDGVQVLARVPSGEAAGRIVAVRQGEVLATSFHPEITGDYRLHRMFVEIVAGHH
- the pdxS gene encoding pyridoxal 5'-phosphate synthase lyase subunit PdxS, coding for MSSDSSASPENVIGTAKVKRGMAEMLKGGVIMDVVTAEQARIAEDAGAVAVMALERVPADIRAQGGVARMSDPDLIEGIIAEVSIPVMAKARIGHFVEAQVLQSLGVDYVDESEVLTPADYTHHIDKWQFTVPFVCGATNLGEALRRITEGAAMIRSKGEAGTGDVSNATTHMRSIRQQIRALTALPEDELYVAAKELQAPYELVKEVASTGRLPVVLFTAGGIATPADAAMMMQLGAEGVFVGSGIFKSGNPAQRAEAIVKATTFYDDPDVLATVSRGLGEAMVGINVEDVAEPHRLAERGW
- a CDS encoding sugar porter family MFS transporter gives rise to the protein MDQPAVSRLNGRVIGICLAAAMGGFLFGFDTSVINGAVDALSEDFNLGAGLQGFAVSSALLGCAAGAWFAGMVANKLGRVPTMLIAAALFFASALGSGLAFGVTDLIFWRVLGGLGVGAASVIAPAYIAEVSPARVRGRLGSLQQLAIVTGIFTALLSDAVLADVAGGAGEQLWFGREAWRWMFMAEAIPAAVYGLFALRLPESPRFLVARGKLDQASQVLYDFTGVANVNLKIEEIRATLDHEREQSLGDLRGDKFGLKPVVWIGILLSVFQQFVGINVIFYYSTTLWRSVGFEEGDALTVSVITSVTNIVVTVVAIILVDKIGRRIMLLCGSIGMALSLGMMAVAFSFATLETLADGTQEAQLGEPWAMVALVSANVFVVAFGATWGPLVWVLLGELFPNRIRAAALGVAAAAQWLSNFAISTSFPTMAEIGLPFAYGFYATFALISFFFVYFAVPETKGMELEDMSDSPQARPESAGAARRTA
- a CDS encoding homocysteine S-methyltransferase family protein codes for the protein MAAHPTFLERLDAGPMICAEGFLFELERRGYLTAGEFVPEVALEHPEALRALHVDFQRAGSDIVEAFTYNGHREKMRVIGKEDLLEPLNRAALRIAREVADTRPGDLMAGNISNTNIWDPADPAKQREIRGMFEEMVGWALEEGADLIVGETFYFAGEALTALEVAKASGLPVVLTLAPMAMDAMADGPGIVETCQELEQAGADVVGLNCFRGPETMMPWLKQIREAVSCHVGALPVPYRTTAEEPTFFNLSDVRAAVPSPHGRTFPTALDPLYTNRYEIEAFASEAYALGVNYLGVCCGAGPVHIRQVAEAVGLTTEASRYSERMENHFMYGTHDRLPENIAALGSQA
- a CDS encoding GNAT family N-acetyltransferase, yielding MTSELDDSLVHTWVTGWARTHGYEVRHEGSVHAAGPKAAEHDWEYVVFSPGAAQLDALVAATLENQDRLLTVIDEPDASPIGEDLGGLALLSDEEKLMIADMAIQDVEDPITPHGYRVRREDHEGWTLFTVTHGEDVAARGRMAVADDYCILDRIYTAPDYRRQGLGTFVTRALLAIAHEHNVSEGLLVATGDGQQLYEYLGWSAIGTVQVFGAPGATDRRRPSHSQIDEELAG